A single region of the Lentisphaerota bacterium genome encodes:
- the ruvA gene encoding Holliday junction branch migration protein RuvA, which produces MIAFVRGILFEKKPMTAWLDVQGVGYEVMITLGTYDRLPAVGEPCILHTCHIIREDAHLLFGFHDRDEKATFELLITVNGVGPKVALAILNGLPVADLRAAIAEGNVKRLSTVHGVGKKTAERLVVELRDKIDPAEAFAAQILAHPGGDSAVLRDTVLALTQLGFSHDQARKKVQAALDAGADPANTEALLKKALAGR; this is translated from the coding sequence ATGATCGCCTTTGTTCGCGGCATTCTGTTTGAGAAAAAACCCATGACGGCCTGGCTCGATGTCCAGGGCGTGGGCTACGAGGTGATGATCACGCTGGGCACCTATGACCGATTGCCCGCCGTGGGGGAGCCCTGCATCCTGCATACCTGCCACATCATCCGCGAGGATGCGCATCTGCTGTTCGGGTTCCATGACCGTGACGAAAAAGCTACCTTCGAGTTGCTGATCACCGTCAACGGCGTCGGACCCAAGGTGGCGCTGGCGATCCTCAACGGCCTGCCCGTCGCCGACCTCCGGGCCGCGATCGCCGAAGGCAATGTCAAGCGGCTGAGCACCGTCCATGGCGTCGGCAAGAAGACCGCCGAGCGGCTGGTTGTTGAACTGCGCGACAAGATCGATCCCGCCGAAGCCTTTGCCGCGCAGATCCTGGCGCACCCCGGCGGCGATTCCGCCGTCTTGCGCGACACGGTGCTGGCGCTCACCCAGCTCGGCTTCTCGCACGATCAGGCCCGCAAGAAGGTCCAGGCCGCGCTCGATGCTGGCGCCGACCCCGCCAACACCGAAGCGCTGCTCAAGAAAGCCCTCGCCGGGCGCTGA